One window from the genome of Oreochromis niloticus isolate F11D_XX linkage group LG20, O_niloticus_UMD_NMBU, whole genome shotgun sequence encodes:
- the bcl2l1 gene encoding bcl-2-like protein 1, translating into MSQNRELVLFYIRYKLSQRNYPLNHIVLNEPLNRTDGGAAGLDEEQRIDTHANGTFNGTSPGTPPASPQRQQQPPSTTDLDAVKEALRDTANEFELRYARAFSDLHSQLHITPATAYQSFENVMDEVFRDGVNWGRIVGLFAFGGALCVECVEKEMSPLVGRIVEWMTVYLDNHIQPWIQSQGGWERFAEIFGQDAAAESRRSQESFKKWLLVGMTVVTGVVAGALIAQKRL; encoded by the exons atgtCTCAAAACAGAGAACTGGTGCTTTTCTACATAAGGTATAAACTCTCCCAGAGAAACTATCCTCTCAACCACATAGTACTCAACGAGCCTTTGAACAGGACTGATGGGGGGGCGGCGGGGTTGGATGAGGAACAGCGAATAGACACACACGCCAATGGGACTTTTAATGGCACGAGTCCCGGGACCCCTCCGGCATCCccgcagcggcagcagcagccgccATCAACGACGGACCTCGACGCAGTGAAGGAGGCGCTCCGGGACACGGCCAATGAGTTCGAGCTGCGATACGCTCGTGCCTTCAGCGACcttcacagccagctgcacatcacGCCGGCCACGGCCTACCAAAGCTTTGAGAACGTGATGGACGAGGTGTTCCGGGACGGCGTCAACTGGGGCCGCATCGTAGGGCTTTTTGCGTTCGGCGGGGCACTGTGTGTTGAGTGCGTCGAGAAGGAGATGAGCCCCTTGGTGGGCAGGATCGTAGAGTGGATGACCGTCTACCTAGACAACCACATTCAGCCCTGGATCCAGAGCCAAGGAGGATGG GAGCGCTTCGCTGAAATCTTCGGGCAGGATGCGGCGGCTGAAAGCCGGAGGTCTCAGGAGAGTTTCAAGAAGTGGCTGCTGGTGGGGATGACGGTGGTGACGGGCGTTGTGGCTGGTGCTCTTATCGCGCAAAAACGCCTGTGA
- the cox4i2 gene encoding cytochrome c oxidase subunit 4 isoform 2, mitochondrial has translation MLRLTTGRVGSLLTRRATAAVTTSSTRMASKEVSESVDMSQPMYWDRVDIPLPDRPYKDVLTDADKSLKQKEKGPWGQLTKEEKIALYRLTFCKTYPEMKQQTAEWKTVMGGIFFFLGFTGLVIWWQSVYVYPPRPRTFDDEWKSQQLKRMLDMRINPIQGFSAKWDYEKGQWK, from the exons ATGCTGCGTTTGACTACTGGGCGCGTGGGAAGCCTCCTGACCAGGCGCGCGACAGCTGCCGTGACTACCAGCAGCACGAGGATGGCGAGCAAAG AGGTGTCCGAGTCAGTGGACATGTCTCAGCCAATGTACTGGGACCGTGTGGACATCCCACTGCCTGACAGACCCTACAAAGATGTCCTGACTGATGCTGACAAGAGCCTGAAGCAGAAGGAGAAAGGACCCTGGGGTCAGCTGACTAAAGAAGAAAAGATTGCGT TGTATCGGCTGACGTTCTGCAAGACCTACCCAGAGATGAAGCAGCAGACAGCAGAGTGGAAGACGGTCATGGGGGGCATTTTCTTCTTCCTGGGCTTCACAGGCCTAGTGATCTGGTGGCAGAGTGTCTATG TCTACCCTCCACGTCCCAGGACCTTTGATGACGAATGGAAGTCCCAGCAGCTGAAGAGGATGTTGGACATGAGGATCAACCCCATCCAGGGCTTCTCTGCCAAGTGGGACTATGAAAAAGGCCAGTGGAAATAA